From the genome of Pedobacter sp. MC2016-14, one region includes:
- a CDS encoding peptide-methionine (S)-S-oxide reductase: MTLNDWLSMDYGQNQPLDASGSNTSVIGIGGSCHWCTEAIFSSLKGVTHVQQGWIATAEDLENFSEAILVSFNPEIISLNKLIEVHLRTHSSTVMHSMREKYRSAVYTFDDTQGKLARFIIKELQQDFAEPIITKVDGFGTFKLNKPEYLNYYFADPDKPFCQNIVNPKLKLLLREFSGEVDHNKLKHLEGKE; the protein is encoded by the coding sequence ATGACTTTAAACGACTGGCTAAGCATGGATTACGGGCAGAATCAACCCCTGGATGCATCAGGATCAAATACAAGTGTAATTGGCATAGGTGGAAGTTGCCATTGGTGCACCGAGGCCATCTTCTCATCGCTTAAAGGCGTTACCCATGTGCAACAAGGCTGGATTGCAACTGCCGAAGACCTTGAGAACTTTTCAGAGGCAATATTAGTTAGTTTCAACCCAGAGATCATTTCCCTAAATAAACTGATCGAAGTACACCTGCGCACCCATAGCTCAACAGTTATGCATAGTATGAGAGAAAAGTATCGGTCTGCGGTCTACACATTTGATGATACTCAGGGCAAACTTGCTAGATTTATCATCAAAGAATTGCAACAGGACTTTGCGGAGCCAATCATCACAAAGGTGGACGGGTTTGGAACTTTTAAGCTAAATAAACCAGAATACCTCAATTATTATTTTGCCGATCCAGATAAACCCTTTTGCCAAAACATTGTAAATCCAAAATTGAAGCTGCTGCTGCGTGAGTTCAGCGGAGAAGTGGATCACAATAAATTGAAGCACTTGGAAGGGAAGGAGTAG
- a CDS encoding helix-turn-helix transcriptional regulator produces MLKKYSANEANILLSSQLYQLDNFANDISIIETIGDLLPGVILINDMVKMENSYINNSGCSFLEKSRNEINEMGADYFSSDSFCKDEMASISRYFIGLAQRADETEVKGFYQKVRTNKSSDWKQYYLSGKLLKGTAGCFIYMGLEINKQRHSLHHLNMQLNITPIAPVTFQKFSSLSKREKEILRLIANGYASKDISDYLCIALFTVETHRKNINKKLGTKSLGDLIRISDLFNL; encoded by the coding sequence ATGCTAAAAAAATACTCCGCAAATGAAGCAAATATCTTGTTATCCTCTCAACTTTATCAACTTGACAACTTTGCTAATGATATATCCATAATTGAAACGATTGGCGACTTATTGCCAGGCGTAATACTAATTAATGACATGGTAAAAATGGAGAATAGCTACATCAATAATTCTGGGTGTTCTTTTCTTGAAAAAAGCAGAAATGAAATCAACGAAATGGGTGCAGATTACTTTAGTTCTGACAGTTTTTGTAAAGATGAAATGGCAAGTATATCCAGATATTTTATAGGTTTAGCACAAAGAGCCGATGAAACTGAAGTTAAAGGCTTTTATCAAAAAGTAAGAACTAACAAGAGCTCAGACTGGAAACAATACTATCTAAGTGGCAAACTTTTAAAGGGCACAGCAGGGTGCTTCATTTACATGGGCTTAGAAATCAACAAGCAGAGACATTCACTCCACCACTTAAATATGCAATTAAACATCACACCGATTGCACCAGTAACATTTCAGAAATTTAGTTCCCTTAGCAAAAGAGAAAAGGAGATATTAAGACTAATTGCAAATGGCTATGCCAGTAAAGACATTTCCGATTATCTTTGTATTGCCTTATTTACTGTAGAAACGCATCGGAAAAATATAAATAAAAAACTAGGTACCAAGAGTCTTGGCGATTTAATTAGGATCTCCGACTTATTTAATCTTTAG
- a CDS encoding AraC family transcriptional regulator: MANIIEIKTITEYNRLMDTKTSHPLLNVVDFSTLKPREKSTVSGTFTFSFYAVSIKYGKSCEMKYGRNNYDYQDGTLVFTAPNQVMNVEATEDFTPQGFALIFHPDLIRGTSLGQRVKDYSFFSYDVHEALHLNENELEVVLECFKKINFELQQTIDKHSRHLIVSNIELLLSYCVRFYDRQFITRDQINSDVLTRFESLLNSYFQSENPQQLGIPTVAYFASQLHLSANYFGDLVKKETGRTALEYVQLAIIEAAKEMIFIPGVTVNEVALELGFKYPQHFSRFFKKHVGHSPNEYRQLK, encoded by the coding sequence ATGGCCAACATCATTGAAATCAAGACAATAACTGAATATAACCGGCTAATGGATACTAAAACGTCGCATCCGTTATTAAACGTGGTTGATTTTTCAACTCTTAAACCAAGAGAAAAGTCAACGGTTTCTGGAACATTTACTTTTAGCTTTTATGCTGTATCTATTAAATACGGCAAAAGCTGTGAAATGAAATATGGTAGAAACAACTATGACTACCAAGATGGAACATTGGTATTTACCGCCCCAAACCAGGTGATGAATGTTGAAGCCACCGAGGATTTTACGCCGCAAGGCTTTGCCCTTATTTTTCATCCAGATTTGATTAGAGGAACATCTCTAGGCCAGAGGGTCAAAGACTACTCGTTCTTTTCTTATGATGTGCACGAGGCTTTGCACCTTAATGAAAACGAGCTAGAGGTGGTGTTAGAATGTTTTAAAAAGATCAATTTTGAACTTCAGCAGACGATTGACAAACATAGCAGGCATCTCATCGTGTCGAATATTGAACTGTTGCTAAGTTATTGTGTGCGTTTTTACGATAGGCAATTCATTACACGGGATCAAATCAACTCTGATGTGCTTACCCGATTTGAATCGCTTTTAAATTCGTATTTCCAATCTGAAAATCCACAGCAACTAGGCATACCTACGGTTGCCTATTTTGCCAGTCAGCTCCATCTTTCGGCGAACTATTTTGGTGATTTGGTAAAAAAAGAAACAGGTAGGACGGCGCTAGAGTATGTTCAGCTTGCAATTATTGAGGCGGCAAAAGAAATGATTTTTATACCAGGCGTAACAGTAAATGAAGTAGCATTAGAATTAGGTTTTAAATACCCGCAGCACTTCTCACGTTTCTTCAAAAAGCATGTCGGCCATTCGCCAAATGAGTATCGGCAGCTTAAATAA
- a CDS encoding aldo/keto reductase, whose amino-acid sequence MEKVTLNNGIEMPILGFGIMQLMGEDCENMVISAIEAGYRLFDTAELYGNEQALGNAIKRSGVARSELFITTKFGSKEAGYEKTLAAFYRSLELLQLDYLDLYLIHQPFGDIFGSWRAMQQLHKEGKIRAIGVCNFTPDRLMDLIANSGFTPAINQIETHPFHQQTETALFLQENGVQIEAWSPFAEGLNDIFTNEALARIGAKYEKSVAQVILRWLIQRGVVAIPKSARKERMMENINIFDFSLSEQDMEEIKTLDNNKSVFFDHRDPAIVKWMSEYAWLNV is encoded by the coding sequence ATGGAAAAAGTAACATTAAATAATGGGATAGAAATGCCAATATTGGGATTTGGCATAATGCAGCTTATGGGCGAAGATTGCGAAAACATGGTAATTAGCGCAATAGAAGCAGGATACCGTTTATTCGATACCGCCGAATTATACGGAAACGAACAAGCATTGGGAAATGCAATTAAGAGAAGTGGTGTTGCAAGGTCCGAATTGTTTATCACCACAAAATTCGGCAGCAAAGAAGCCGGTTATGAAAAAACTTTAGCCGCATTTTACAGGTCTCTTGAGCTGCTCCAACTTGACTATTTAGACCTATATCTCATACACCAGCCCTTCGGCGATATATTCGGGTCTTGGCGTGCTATGCAACAACTCCATAAAGAAGGCAAAATAAGAGCAATAGGTGTATGTAATTTTACGCCAGACCGATTGATGGATTTGATAGCCAACAGTGGATTCACGCCGGCTATTAACCAGATCGAAACCCATCCCTTTCATCAGCAAACAGAAACAGCGCTATTTCTGCAAGAAAATGGTGTACAGATAGAGGCGTGGAGTCCATTTGCAGAGGGATTGAATGATATTTTCACCAATGAAGCACTTGCAAGAATCGGCGCAAAATATGAGAAATCTGTTGCCCAGGTCATCTTGCGCTGGCTTATCCAAAGGGGCGTAGTGGCTATTCCGAAATCTGCCCGCAAAGAAAGAATGATGGAAAACATTAATATTTTTGATTTCAGTTTGTCTGAACAGGATATGGAAGAAATTAAAACATTGGACAACAATAAAAGTGTGTTTTTTGATCATCGTGACCCTGCCATCGTAAAATGGATGAGCGAGTATGCTTGGCTTAATGTTTAA